The Paenibacillus tianjinensis genome has a window encoding:
- a CDS encoding GyrI-like domain-containing protein: MSTYITQEQKLTLTGVTVRTTNADEAGTAGRLPKLWETYFQSKLSTLTGIRNPHYIYALYTDYESDATGSYTTLIGHEINDERARDDNNFEVVFIPESKYLVFKTRKGPVYEVVAEAWQEIWDYFKESAEVRTYTGDFELYDTRNYDPANTEIEIYIAIE, translated from the coding sequence ATGAGTACTTATATCACGCAGGAACAAAAGCTGACGCTTACAGGTGTAACAGTGCGCACTACCAACGCAGATGAAGCAGGAACAGCTGGACGATTGCCAAAGCTATGGGAAACTTACTTTCAGAGCAAGCTCTCAACCTTGACCGGGATTAGAAATCCGCATTATATTTACGCGCTGTATACCGATTATGAAAGTGATGCAACCGGGTCTTATACCACCTTAATTGGACATGAAATTAACGATGAGCGCGCGCGGGACGACAACAATTTTGAGGTTGTGTTTATACCCGAGAGCAAGTACCTTGTATTCAAAACACGAAAAGGCCCGGTGTATGAAGTCGTTGCAGAAGCCTGGCAAGAAATATGGGATTATTTCAAGGAATCAGCGGAGGTCAGAACTTACACGGGAGATTTCGAGCTTTATGACACCAGAAACTACGATCCGGCAAACACAGAAATTGAGATCTACATAGCTATAGAGTAG
- a CDS encoding VanZ family protein, with protein MKAVMLFLLGIVLLIFTCAANSTFWSTGVLPYFHWTPSPDYHHLLVMDLYHTKAYIIRKIGHFSGFCIFGILLYRITRSYGKSIFWSIIFAVTTEIFQLYFGRDGRLYDMVIDSAGILTGMILLGLMKSWPRTSGLISRRS; from the coding sequence ATGAAAGCCGTAATGCTGTTTCTTTTGGGAATTGTGCTGTTAATTTTCACCTGTGCCGCCAATTCAACCTTTTGGAGTACAGGTGTGCTGCCGTATTTCCACTGGACACCCTCACCGGATTATCATCATTTGCTCGTGATGGATCTTTATCACACCAAGGCTTATATTATCCGGAAAATCGGGCATTTCTCCGGGTTTTGCATATTCGGGATTCTGCTCTACCGTATTACTAGAAGCTATGGGAAAAGCATTTTTTGGTCCATTATATTTGCTGTGACGACTGAAATATTTCAGCTGTATTTTGGACGCGACGGAAGGCTGTACGATATGGTTATCGACTCCGCCGGTATCCTGACCGGAATGATCCTCCTGGGACTGATGAAAAGCTGGCCTAGAACTAGCGGATTAATAAGCCGGCGCAGCTAA